From the Elstera cyanobacteriorum genome, one window contains:
- a CDS encoding type II toxin-antitoxin system VapC family toxin: protein MIFLDTNVVSETLRKTPDTGVIAWLIRHDAELALSTIVIAEIAYGIAKIHPDQRARRLDQGLRDWRHRFTDRLFGLTEQAALAYGDIMGKAARQGVPMSVPDGLIAAIAKVNGGRLATRNLTDFRTTGLELISPWNS, encoded by the coding sequence GTGATTTTTCTCGATACCAATGTGGTTTCGGAAACACTGCGTAAAACGCCAGATACTGGCGTTATTGCTTGGCTGATTCGCCATGATGCCGAGTTAGCCCTATCAACCATCGTCATCGCAGAAATCGCCTATGGGATCGCCAAAATCCATCCCGATCAGCGGGCACGTCGCTTAGATCAGGGCCTCAGGGATTGGCGGCATCGTTTTACGGATCGGCTCTTTGGCTTGACGGAGCAGGCGGCGCTTGCCTATGGCGACATCATGGGAAAGGCCGCTCGGCAGGGCGTCCCTATGTCGGTTCCCGATGGTCTGATCGCTGCGATTGCCAAGGTCAACGGCGGACGGTTGGCAACCCGGAATCTAACCGACTTCAGAACCACTGGACTTGAGCTAATCTCCCCCTGGAATAGCTGA
- the grpE gene encoding nucleotide exchange factor GrpE translates to MSDTTESPETVAETETIPTGDQQPHPADVIAALQAEIAGLKDQALRALAEAENTRRRAERDREDASKYAVSSFARDLLSVADNLRRALDAVPPSEDETVKALVTGVEATERELLAVFDRRGLTRIEPMGQTFDPNFHEAVFEVPNTGQPTGTVVQVLQVGYRIHDRLLRPAMVGVAKGDAGAQVNTSA, encoded by the coding sequence ATGTCCGATACGACCGAGTCGCCGGAAACGGTGGCAGAGACCGAAACCATCCCCACCGGCGATCAGCAGCCGCATCCCGCTGATGTTATCGCCGCCCTGCAGGCCGAAATCGCCGGTCTGAAAGACCAAGCGCTGCGCGCCCTGGCCGAAGCGGAAAACACCCGCCGCCGCGCCGAACGCGACCGGGAAGACGCCTCAAAATACGCCGTTTCGTCCTTCGCGCGCGATCTTTTGTCGGTGGCCGACAATCTGCGCCGGGCGCTGGATGCCGTGCCGCCGTCGGAAGATGAAACCGTCAAAGCGCTGGTCACTGGCGTCGAAGCGACCGAACGCGAACTCTTGGCCGTCTTCGACCGGCGCGGCCTGACGCGGATCGAGCCGATGGGCCAGACCTTCGACCCGAACTTCCACGAAGCCGTGTTCGAAGTACCGAACACCGGGCAGCCGACCGGGACCGTGGTGCAGGTGCTGCAAGTCGGCTACCGCATCCACGACCGCCTGCTGCGCCCGGCGATGGTCGGCGTTGCCAAGGGTGACGCGGGCGCGCAGGTCAATACCTCGGCGTAA
- the hrcA gene encoding heat-inducible transcriptional repressor HrcA, translated as MVSVISELNDRSREIFRHIVDAYVETGEPIGSRTLSRRLGTNLSPATIRNVMADLEEFGLLYAPHTSAGRVPTEAGLRLFVDGLLEVGAITPDERRALDAQCAVRGRSLEQVLEEASSALSGLSGCAGLVMAPKREGALQHIEFIPLGPGRALVVMVSTDGQVENRILDLPPGLPPSALTMASNYLNARLTGGHTLSETRAVVTAEMAAQRADLDSLTSRLVEQGLAVWADSTADRSDGYLIVRGQAHLLEDVTALGDLERIRGLFQALEAREGALRLLEAAHLAEGVQIYIGAENPLFAQAGCSVVLAPYTNARDQIIGAIGVIGPTRLNYARIIPMVDYTAKLIGRILR; from the coding sequence ATGGTGTCGGTTATTTCGGAACTGAACGACCGATCCCGTGAGATTTTCCGGCATATCGTCGATGCCTATGTGGAAACCGGGGAGCCGATTGGCAGCCGCACCCTGTCGCGCCGCCTCGGCACCAACCTATCGCCTGCCACCATCCGGAATGTGATGGCGGACCTGGAAGAGTTCGGCCTGCTCTATGCCCCCCATACCTCCGCCGGGCGCGTGCCGACCGAAGCGGGGCTACGGCTGTTCGTCGATGGCCTGCTGGAAGTCGGCGCGATCACGCCCGATGAACGTCGGGCGCTTGATGCGCAATGCGCGGTACGGGGCCGGTCGCTGGAACAGGTGCTGGAAGAAGCCTCCTCCGCCCTCTCCGGTCTCTCCGGCTGTGCGGGCCTCGTGATGGCGCCGAAGCGCGAAGGCGCTTTGCAGCATATTGAATTCATCCCGCTCGGCCCCGGTCGGGCGCTGGTGGTGATGGTCAGCACTGACGGGCAGGTGGAAAACCGCATTCTCGACCTGCCCCCCGGTCTGCCGCCCTCGGCGCTGACGATGGCTAGCAACTACCTCAATGCCCGGCTGACGGGCGGCCATACGCTTAGCGAAACCCGGGCGGTGGTAACGGCAGAGATGGCGGCCCAGCGCGCTGATCTCGATAGTCTCACCTCCCGCCTTGTCGAGCAGGGGTTGGCCGTTTGGGCCGATAGCACCGCTGATCGCAGCGACGGCTATTTGATCGTGCGCGGCCAGGCGCATCTGCTGGAAGATGTTACCGCCCTCGGCGATCTCGAGAGGATTCGCGGCCTCTTCCAAGCCCTTGAAGCGCGGGAAGGGGCCTTACGGCTACTCGAAGCCGCCCATCTGGCCGAGGGGGTGCAAATCTACATCGGGGCGGAAAACCCGCTGTTCGCGCAAGCGGGTTGCTCCGTCGTGCTCGCCCCCTATACAAACGCCCGCGACCAGATCATCGGCGCGATCGGCGTTATCGGCCCTACCCGGCTGAATTATGCCCGCATCATTCCGATGGTCGATTATACCGCCAAGCTGATTGGCCGAATTTTGCGCTAA
- a CDS encoding tyrosine recombinase yields the protein MSSGAHLDAFFEMLLAERGLSANSLRAYRDDLAAAERFLALRARDLLTASAADLGAYLQQLGQEGYAARTAARRRAALRQFYRFLALDGRRADDPSAALEMPRLGRPLPKLLSEAEIDGLLAAASARPEPEATRLKLIIELIYGLGLRVSELCTLPLAPFRPRGNSPPPDMITVRGKGEKDRLLPLTPAAQTALAAYLPLRPQFLAEKQTSPHLFPQKGEAKPISRVWVTMTLKALAVTAGIDPKRVSAHVLRHSFATHLVEGEADLRTVQTLLGHADIATTQIYTHVAAPRLKAMVNAHHPLARRSKPGDD from the coding sequence ATGAGCAGCGGCGCCCATCTCGATGCGTTTTTCGAGATGCTGCTGGCCGAACGCGGCCTTTCGGCCAATTCCCTGCGCGCCTACCGGGACGATCTGGCGGCTGCCGAGCGCTTTCTGGCGCTGCGGGCACGCGATTTGCTGACCGCGAGCGCTGCCGATCTTGGCGCTTATCTTCAGCAGCTTGGCCAGGAAGGCTATGCCGCTCGCACCGCCGCCCGACGCCGCGCTGCCCTGCGGCAGTTCTACCGCTTCCTTGCCCTTGACGGGCGCCGGGCCGACGATCCATCCGCCGCCCTTGAAATGCCGCGCCTTGGGCGCCCATTGCCGAAACTTCTGTCGGAAGCCGAAATCGATGGCTTGCTGGCAGCGGCCTCCGCCCGCCCAGAGCCGGAGGCAACGCGGCTTAAGCTGATTATCGAGTTGATCTATGGTCTCGGGCTGCGCGTCAGCGAACTCTGTACCCTGCCGCTCGCGCCGTTTCGCCCGCGTGGCAATAGCCCGCCGCCCGATATGATCACCGTGCGCGGCAAGGGGGAGAAAGACCGGCTGCTGCCGCTGACCCCCGCCGCCCAAACCGCGCTGGCCGCCTACCTGCCGCTGCGCCCGCAGTTCCTCGCCGAAAAACAAACCTCCCCCCATCTCTTTCCGCAAAAGGGGGAGGCTAAGCCGATCAGCCGGGTCTGGGTGACGATGACCCTGAAAGCGCTGGCAGTAACGGCAGGGATCGACCCGAAGCGCGTTTCCGCCCACGTCCTGCGCCATAGTTTCGCAACCCATCTGGTGGAGGGGGAGGCGGATTTGCGGACCGTGCAAACCCTCCTGGGCCATGCCGATATTGCCACAACGCAGATTTATACCCATGTCGCGGCGCCGCGCCTCAAAGCGATGGTCAATGCCCATCACCCGCTCGCCCGCCGCAGCAAACCGGGGGACGATTGA